Proteins encoded by one window of Vitis riparia cultivar Riparia Gloire de Montpellier isolate 1030 chromosome 11, EGFV_Vit.rip_1.0, whole genome shotgun sequence:
- the LOC117925172 gene encoding pentatricopeptide repeat-containing protein At4g30700 has translation MLYRGIASTRNLFLTLINRVSTLHQLNQTHAQIILNGLHNDLVTVTKLTHKLSHLKAVDQASLLFSTIPNPDLFLYNVLIRAFSLNNSPSSAVSLYTHLRKSTPLEPDNFTYAFVISGASSLGLGLLLHAHSIVAGFGSDLFVGSAIVACYFKFLRVAAARKVFDGMLERDTVLWNTMVSGLVKNCCFDEAILIFGDMVKGGIGFDSTTVAAVLPGVAELQDLALGMGIQCLAMKVGFHSHAYVITGLACLYSKCGEIETARLLFGQIGQPDLVSYNAMISGYTCNNETESSVTLFKELLVSGEKVNSSSIVGLIPVFFPFGYLHLTRCIHGFCTKSGVVSNSSVSTALTTVYSRLNEIESARLLFDESSEKSLASWNAMISGYAQNGLTEKAISLFQEMQKCEVRPNPVTVTSILSACAQLGALSLGKWVHDLINRESFESNIFVSTALIDMYAKCGSITEAQRLFSTMPEKNAVTWNAMISGYGLHGYGHEALNLFNEMLHSRVSPTGVTFLSVLYACSHAGLVREGDEIFRSMVHDHGFEPLPEHYACMVDLLGRAGNLDKALDFIRKMPVEPGPPVWGALLGACMIHKDANLARLASDKLFELDPQNVGYYVLLSNIYSAGQNYPEAASVRGVVKRRKLAKTPGCTLIEVANTLHIFTSGDQSHPQATAIYAMLENLTGKMREAGFQTETGTALHDVEEEEKELMVKVHSEKLAIAFGLITSEPGTEIRIIKNLRVCLDCHNATKFISKITERVIVVRDANRFHHFKDGICSCGDYW, from the coding sequence ATGTTGTACAGAGGCATAGCCTCGACTAGAAACTTGTTTCTAACTCTAATCAACAGAGTCTCAACTCTCCACCAGCTCAACCAAACACATGCCCAAATCATTCTCAACGGTCTCCATAACGACCTCGTAACTGTCACCAAACTCACCCACAAGCTCTCACACCTCAAAGCCGTAGACCAAGCCTCTCTGCTCTTCTCTACTATCCCCAATCCTGATCTTTTCCTCTACAATGTCCTTATCAGAGCCTTTTCTCTCAATAACTCACCTTCTTCAGCTGTTTCTCTCTACACCCATCTTCGGAAAAGTACTCCCCTTGAGCCTGATAATTTCACCTATGCCTTTGTTATATCCGGTGCGTCTTCGCTTGGGCTGGGGTTATTGTTGCATGCGCATTCCATTGTTGCTGGTTTTGGCTCAGATTTGTTCGTGGGATCTGCTATCGTTGCCTGTTATTTCAAGTTTTTGCGGGTCGCGGCTGCAAGGAAGGTGTTTGATGGAATGCTGGAGAGGGATACGGTGTTATGGAATACGATGGTATCTGGGTTGGTGAAGAATTGTTGTTTTGATGAGGCGATTCTAATTTTCGGGGATATGGTTAAAGGGGGAATTGGGTTTGATTCCACCACTGTGGCTGCTGTTCTTCCTGGGGTGGCAGAGCTGCAGGACTTGGCATTGGGGATGGGGATTCAGTGTTTGGCGATGAAAGTTGGGTTTCATTCACATGCTTATGTTATTACGGGATTGGCTTGTTTGTATTCAAAGTGTGGAGAGATTGAGACAGCAAGGTTGTTGTTTGGACAGATTGGGCAGCCCGATTTGGTTTCTTATAATGCAATGATATCTGGGTACACTTGCAATAATGAGACTGAGTCTTCAGTTACGCTTTTTAAAGAATTGCTTGTTTCTGGGGAAAAAGTCAATTCAAGCTCAATTGTAGGGTTGATTCCTGTGTTTTTTCCATTTGGTTATCTGCATCTTACTCGCTGCATTCATGGTTTCTGTACAAAATCTGGTGTGGTTTCTAATTCTTCAGTTTCAACTGCATTAACTACAGTTTATAGTAGATTGAATGAGATTGAATCTGCAAGGCTGCTTTTTGATGAATCTTCAGAGAAGAGTTTGGCATCTTGGAATGCTATGATCTCAGGTTATGCCCAGAATGGGTTAACAGAGAAGGCAATATCACTTTTCCAGGAAATGCAGAAGTGTGAAGTCCGTCCAAATCCCGTCACTGTTACAAGTATTCTTTCAGCTTGTGCTCAACTTGGTGCTCTAAGTCTAGGAAAATGGGTCCATGATTTAATAAACAGAGAGAGTTTTGAGTCCAATATATTTGTCTCAACGGCTCTAATTGACATGTATGCAAAATGTGGGAGCATTACTGAGGCTCAAAGATTATTCAGCACGATGCCAGAAAAAAATGCAGTTACTTGGAATGCAATGATTTCTGGCTATGGCCTCCATGGATATGGCCATGAAGCGCTAAACCTTTTTAATGAGATGTTGCATTCTAGGGTTTCCCCAACTGGGGTTACATTCCTTTCTGTCTTATATGCTTGCAGTCATGCTGGTTTAGTTAGAGAAGGAGATGAGATTTTCCGTTCTATGGTTCATGATCATGGCTTTGAGCCCTTACCAGAGCATTATGCTTGCATGGTTGACCTCCTTGGCCGAGCTGGAAATTTGGACAAGGCCTTGGATTTTATAAGGAAAATGCCGGTTGAGCCGGGTCCTCCAGTGTGGGGTGCGTTACTTGGTGCTTGTATGATCCACAAGGATGCAAACTTAGCTCGTCTGGCTTCTGATAAGCTGTTTGAATTGGACCCTCAAAATGTGGGGTACTATGTTTTACTTTCTAACATATACTCGGCTGGCCAAAATTATCCTGAGGCTGCTTCTGTACGAGGAGTAGTTAAGAGGAGGAAGCTTGCAAAAACTCCTGGTTGCACTCTAATTGAGGTTGCTAACACCCTACATATCTTTACATCTGGTGATCAGTCCCACCCTCAAGCAACAGCAATCTATGCAATGCTGGAGAATTTAACAGGAAAGATGAGGGAGGCTGGATTTCAGACAGAGACTGGCACAGCTTTGCATGATgtggaagaggaagagaaagaatTAATGGTAAAGGTTCATAGTGAGAAGTTGGCAATTGCTTTTGGGCTCATTACTTCTGAGCCTGGAACTGAAATCAGAATCATCAAGAATCTACGGGTTTGTTTAGACTGTCACAATGCAACCAAATTCATTTCCAAAATCACAGAGAGAGTGATTGTTGTTAGGGATGCTAATAGATTCCATCATTTCAAAGATGGTATTTGTTCTTGTGGAGACTACTGGTGA
- the LOC117925171 gene encoding cellulose synthase A catalytic subunit 7 [UDP-forming], protein MEASAGLVAGSHNRNELVVIHGHEEPKPLRSLNGQVCEICGDEIGLTVDGEVFVACNECGFPVCRPCYEYERREGSQLCPQCKTRFKRLKGCARVEGDDDEEDIDDIEHEFNIDDEQNKNKLIAEAMLHGKMSYGRGPEDDDNAQFPPVITGVRSRPVSGEFPISSHAHGEQGLSSSLHKRVHPYPMSEPGSARWDEKKEGGWKERMDDWKMQQGNLGPDADDYNDPDMAMIEEARQPLSRKVPIASSKVNPYRMVIVARLLVLAFFLRYRILNPVHDALGLWLVSVICEIWFAFSWILDQFPKWFPIDRETYLDRLSFRYEREGEPNMLSPVDIFVSTVDPLKEPPLVTANTVLSILAMDYPVDKISCYISDDGASILTFEALSETAEFARRWVPFCKKFSIEPRAPEMYFSLKIDYLKDKVQPTFVKERRAMKREYEEFKVRINAIVAKAVKVPPEGWIMQDGTPWPGNNTKDHPGMIQVFLGHSGGLDAEGNELPRLVYVSREKRPGFHHHKKAGAMNALIRVSAVLTNAPFMLNLDCDHYLNNSKAVREAMCFLMDPQTGRKVCYVQFPQRFDGIDRNDRYANRNTVFFDINMKGLDGIQGPVYVGTGCVFRRQALYGYDPPKGPKRPKMVSCDCCPCFGRRKKLQKYAKHGESGEGLEEDKEMLMSQMNFEKKFGQSAIFVTSTLMEQGGVPPSSSPAALLKEAIHVISCGYEDKTDWGLELGWIYGSITEDILTGFKMHCRGWRSIYCMPKRPAFKGSAPINLSDRLNQVLRWALGSVEIFFSRHSPVWYGYKGGNLKWLERFAYVNTTVYPFTSLPLLAYCTLPAICLLTGKFIMPTISTFASLFFIALFISIFATGILELRWSGVSIEEWWRNEQFWVIGGVSAHLFAVVQGLLKVLAGIDTNFTVTSKAVDDEEFGELYTFKWTTLLIPPTTLLIINLVGVVAGISDAINNGYQSWGPLFGKLFFAFWVIVHLYPFLKGLMGRQNRTPTIVVIWSVLLASIFSLLWVRIDPFILKTKGPDVKQCGINC, encoded by the exons ATGGAAGCCAGTGCTGGCCTGGTCGCCGGATCCCATAACCGGAACGAGCTTGTTGTCATTCATGGCCATGAGGAG CCCAAGCCCTTGAGGTCTTTGAATGGTCAGGTGTGTGAGATATGCGGTGACGAAATCGGTCTGACGGTGGATGGAGAGGTGTTTGTGGCCTGCAATGAGTGTGGTTTTCCGGTTTGCCGGCCTTGCTATGAGTATGAAAGGAGAGAAGGGAGCCAGCTTTGTCCTCAGTGCAAGACCAGATTCAAGCGTCTCAAAG GGTGTGCAAGGGTGGAGGGGGATGACGATGAAGAAGACATTGATGATATTGAACATGAATTCAACATCGATGATGAACAAAACAAGAATAAGCTTATCGCAGAAGCTATGCTTCATGGGAAGATGAGCTATGGACGTGGCCCTGAAGATGACGATAACGCTCAATTCCCACCTGTTATAACTGGTGTTCGATCCAGACCT GTGAGTGGAGAGTTCCCAATATCGTCTCATGCCCATGGAGAGCAGGGGCTGTCATCTTCACTTCATAAACGTGTGCACCCTTATCCAATGTCTGAACCAG GAAGCGCGAGGTGGGATGAGAAGAAAGAGGGAGGGTGGAAAGAGCGAATGGATGACTGGAAAATGCAGCAAGGGAACCTCGGCCCTGACGCTGACGACTACAATGACCCTGACATGGCCAT GATTGAGGAAGCGAGGCAGCCACTGTCAAGGAAAGTACCGATTGCTTCAAGCAAGGTCAACCCTTACAGAATGGTGATCGTGGCTCGGCTTCTTGTTTTGGCGTTCTTCCTTCGCTATAGAATTTTGAATCCTGTACACGATGCCCTTGGGCTTTGGCTAGTGTCTGTGATATGTGAGATCTGGTTTGCCTTCTCATGGATTCTTGATCAGTTCCCCAAGTGGTTCCCCATTGATCGCGAGACATATCTTGATCGCCTTTCTTTCAG GTATGAGAGGGAAGGGGAGCCCAATATGCTCTCTCCGGTGGATATCTTTGTCAGTACTGTGGATCCCTTGAAGGAACCTCCACTTGTTACAGCTAACACAGTTCTTTCAATCCTCGCCATGGACTACCCTGTCGACAAAATCTCATGCTACATCTCAGATGATGGAGCTTCCATCCTGACCTTTGAAGCACTCTCTGAAACTGCAGAATTCGCTAGGAGATGGGTTCCCTTCTGCAAGAAATTCTCCATAGAGCCTCGAGCTCCTGAGATGTACTTCTCTCTCAAGATTGATTATCTCAAGGACAAAGTCCAGCCTACCTTTGTTAAGGAGCGCCGCGCTATGAAG AGGGAATATGAAGAATTCAAGGTCCGGATCAATGCAATTGTTGCAAAGGCCGTGAAAGTTCCTCCAGAAGGGTGGATCATGCAAGATGGAACTCCATGGCCGGGGAACAACACCAAGGATCACCCAGGTATGATTCAGGTTTTTCTTGGACACAGTGGAGGTCTCGATGCAGAAGGAAATGAGCTGCCTCGCCTTGTCTATGTCTCTCGTGAGAAGAGGCCTGGTTTCcatcatcacaagaaagctggGGCCATGAATGCCCTG ATTCGTGTCTCCGCAGTCCTCACAAATGCTCCTTTCATGCTTAACTTGGATTGTGACCATTATCTAAACAATAGCAAGGCTGTTCGAGAGGCAATGTGCTTCTTGATGGATCCACAAACTGGAAGGAAGGTTTGTTATGTCCAATTCCCTCAAAGATTTGATGGCATAGATAGGAACGATCGATATGCCAACAGAAACACAGTCTTCTTTGAT ATTAACATGAAGGGTCTAGATGGGATTCAGGGCCCGGTATATGTGGGTACTGGATGTGTTTTCAGAAGACAAGCCCTATATGGATATGATCCTCCAAAGGGTCCCAAGCGCCCGAAGATGGTAAGCTGTGATTGCTGCCCCTGTTTTGGACGCCGCAAAAAGCTTCAAAAGTATGCTAAACATGGTGAAAGTGGAGAAG GATTGGAAGAAGACAAGGAAATGTTGATGTCTCAGATGAActttgaaaagaaatttggaCAGTCAGCTATTTTCGTAACCTCTACTTTAATGGAGCAAGGTGGTGTCCCTCCTTCCTCAAGTCCAGCAGCCCTGCTTAAGGaagccattcatgtcatcagCTGTGGCTATGAAGACAAAACTGACTGGGGATTGGAG TTGGGATGGATATATGGGTCCATTACAGAGGATATTCTAACAGGGTTCAAGATGCATTGCCGTGGTTGGAGGTCTATATACTGCATGCCAAAGAGACCAGCATTTAAGGGGTCAGCTCCCATTAACTTGTCTGATCGTCTCAACCAGGTGCTTCGCTGGGCGCTTGGCTCTGTTGAAATCTTCTTCAGTCGTCACAGCCCTGTCTGGTATGGCTACAAGGGAGGAAACCTCAAGTGGCTCGAGCGATTTGCATATGTCAACACAACAGTCTATCCCTTCACCTCCTTACCTCTCCTTGCCTATTGTACTCTTCCTGCCATCTGCTTGCTCACCGGAAAATTCATCATGCCGACG ATAAGCACTTTCGCAAGTCTCTTCTTCATTGCTCTCTTTATCTCTATCTTCGCAACTGGCATTCTGGAACTGAGGTGGAGTGGAGTGAGCATTGAGGAATGGTGGAGAAATGAGCAGTTCTGGGTCATTGGTGGTGTGTCAGCTCATCTCTTTGCAGTGGTGCAGGGTCTTCTGAAGGTTTTGGCTGGAATAGATACCAACTTCACAGTCACATCAAAGGCAGTCGATGATGAGGAGTTCGGGGAGCTGTATACCTTCAAATGGACCACCCTCCTTATCCCTCCAACCACTCTCTTAATCATCAACCTTGTTGGAGTAGTGGCTGGGATCTCTGATGCCATAAACAATGGGTACCAATCATGGGGACCTCTATTCGGGAAGCTCTTCTTTGCCTTCTGGGTGATTGTTCATCTCTACCCATTCCTCAAAGGTCTCATGGGGCGGCAGAACCGGACACCTACCATTGTTGTCATATGGTCTGTGCTTCTGGCTTCTATCTTCTCCTTGCTTTGGGTCCGAATTGACCCATTCATATTAAAGACCAAGGGACCTGATGTTAAGCAATGTGGAATCAATTGCTGA